The Toxorhynchites rutilus septentrionalis strain SRP chromosome 3, ASM2978413v1, whole genome shotgun sequence genome includes a region encoding these proteins:
- the LOC129778525 gene encoding leukotriene A-4 hydrolase, with amino-acid sequence MRLSPIDPSSYSNAHELIVRHVDLDWTVNFENSTLSGTVSLHFKTLKDDIEEIFLDANELSIASMVVKTTAGEVPLNWDVGSYVENIGSKLTIYLPMKTSGEFTVRIEYETSPKASALQWLTAEQTFGKKHPYLFSQCQAIHARSIVPCQDTPAVKFTYNATLHYPQGVTGLMSAVKTKSDPGVSYFHQSIPIPSYLLAIVVGALVEKPIGPISSVWAEQEQVDEAAEEFSQTAEFIAKAEEICGPYVWGRYDLLVMPPSFPFGGMENPCLTFVTPTLLAGDKSLATVVAHEIAHSWTGNLVTNKNFEHFWLNEGFTVFVEGKIVGRLFGNTSRDFHSLHGLSELTDCIKTQLASTPALTKLVVDLSECSPDDAFSTVPYIKGSTFLRYLEDLLGGPEKFEPFFRSYLNKFKNQSIMTNEFKKALYDWFREDPSNEEYLERIDWDRWLFGEGMPPVIPNYDRTLLDACQKHAKLWAENELEIVASSPILSETLSSIQVIEFLAQLLEKKTLKDLTAEKIALLDKTYRIHETKNAEIRFRFVRLFIRARMMDKMDEILTFLNSNFRMKFVRPIYKELAGWPEARPIAIDNYKKVKDQMMSVCAYTVSKDLGIADNSN; translated from the exons ATGCGGTTGAGCCCAATTGATCCCAGTTCGTATTCAAATGCTC ATGAGCTTATAGTTCGACATGTAGATCTTGATTGGACGGTTAATTTCGAGAACTCCACCCTTTCCGGAACCGTTTCGCTTCACTTCAAAACTCTCAAGGATGACATAGAGGAAATA TTTTTAGATGCCAATGAATTGAGTATCGCATCCATGGTGGTGAAGACTACTGCTGGGGAGGTACCACTGAATTGGGATGTCGGGTCGTATGTTGAAAATATTGGCTCCAAGTTGACCATTTATTTGCCAATGAAAACATCGGGGGAGTTTACCGTTAGAATTGAGTACGAAACGAGTCCGAAAGCGAGTGCTCTTCAGTGGTTGACGGCCGAACAAACTTTCGGTAAAAAGCATCCTTACCTATTCAGCCAATGCCAAGCCATCCACGCTCGATCCATCGTACCCTGTCAGGACACACCGGCCGTAAAGTTTACATATAATGCAACA CTCCATTATCCACAAGGAGTGACCGGTTTGATGAGTGCAGTCAAAACGAAATCTGATCCAGGAGTCTCCTACTTCCATCAGAGTATACCCATTCCAAGCTACTTGCTTGCCATAGTTGTCGGGGCCCTTGTGGAGAAACCAATTGGACCGAT CTCGAGTGTTTGGGCCGAACAAGAACAAGTCGATGAGGCAGCCGAAGAGTTTTCACAGACAGCGGAATTCATTGCTAAAGCGGAAGAAATATGTGGACCGTATGTTTGGGGTCGGTACGATTTGTTGGTGATGCCACCGAGTTTCCCTTTCGGAGGAATGGAAAATCCTTGTCTCACATTTGTGACACCCACCCTTCTGGCCGGTGATAAGTCCTTGGCGACGGTTGTCGCCCATGAAATCGCCCATAGTTGGACGGGGAATTTGGTAACGAAcaaaaatttcgaacacttctgGTTAAACGAAGGTTTCACGGTATTTGTTGAGGGGAAGATTGTCGGACGATTGTTTGGCAACACATCGCGAGACTTCCACTCGCTTCACGGACTCAGCGAGTTGACTGATTGT ATTAAAACTCAACTCGCTTCGACGCCAGCACTCACAAAGTTGGTTGTAGACTTGAGCGAGTGTAGTCCAGATGACGCATTTTCCACTGTGCCTTACATTAAAGGCTCAACGTTCCTTCGCTACCTAGAGGATCTCTTGGGTGGACCGGAAAAATTTGAGCCTTTCTTCCGTTCATACCTGAACAAATTCAAGAACCAATCCATAATGACAAATGAATTCAAAAAGGCCTTATATGATTGGTTCCGTGAGGATCCAAGCAACGAAGAATACTTGGAGCGCATTGACTGGGACCGTTGGCTTTTTGGGGAAGGAATGCCACCAGTTATTCCCAA TTACGATCGAACCTTACTGGATGCTTGCCAGAAGCATGCGAAACTGTGGGCCGAAAACGAGTTAGAGATTGTTGCCTCTTCACCAATTCTGTCAGAGACTCTATCGAGCATACAAGTGATCGAATTTTTGGCTCAGCTTCTAGAGAAGAAAACACTCAAAGATTTGACAGCTGAAAAGATTGCCTTGCTGGATAAAACTTACAGGATTCATGAGACTAAAAACGCCGAGATACGTTTCAGATTCGTTCGTCTTTTCATACGTGCGAGAATGATGGACAAGATGGATGAAATTCTCACCTTCCTCAACAGCAACTTCCGCATGAAATTCGTTCGTCCAATTTATAAGGAACTTGCGGGCTGGCCGGAAGCAAGGCCGATTGCTATCGACAACTACAAGAAAGTTAAAGATCAGATGATGTCCGTTTGTGCCTACACTGTATCCAAGGATTTGGGTATTGCCGACAACTCCAATTAA
- the LOC129777084 gene encoding 39S ribosomal protein L13, mitochondrial translates to MSIKKRVQQWATFARTWHIYDCTWQNPFESASLIRKYLMGLHKPIYHPMNDCGDHVVVINTAELALPGDEWKKRAYFHHTGYPGGASWTLAWELHQKDPTMIMKKSVYRSMHGNLQRRYTMQRLHLFKDDNVPKEILENVTNQIRQPRRVPERLDRMDPEVVENFPKLFDYPKDYVLR, encoded by the exons ATGTCGATAAAGAAGCGTGTGCAG CAATGGGCTACCTTCGCTCGAACATGGCATATCTATGATTGTACCTGGCAGAATCCCTTCGAGTCGGCCAGTCTTATTCGGAAGTACTTGATGGGTTTGCATAAACCAATATATCACCCAATGA ATGATTGCGGTGATCATGTTGTGGTAATCAATACAGCTGAGCTGGCCCTACCTGGTGATGAGTGGAAGAAACGAGCATATTTTCACCACACCGGCTACCCAGGAGGAGCGAGTTGGACTTTAGCATGGGAGTTACATCAAAAGGATCCCACGATG ATTATGAAAAAGTCGGTTTATAGATCGATGCATGGGAATCTCCAACGCCGGTACACTATGCAGAGGCTTCATCTGTTCAAAGATGATAACGTGCCGAAAGAGATACTTGAAAACGTGACGAACCAAATTCGGCAACCGCGCCGTGTTCCAGAACGATTGGATCGAATGGATCCGGAAGTGGTGGAAAACTTCCCAAAACTGTTCGATTATCCCAAGGATTATGTGCTACGGTAA
- the LOC129777087 gene encoding selenoprotein H-like: MAPRRKRAAAASSKASAEKPAKKAKVESTPEEPQDRDGNGPTIFIEHCKSUSVFKRKATQIHAELCELAPKQAFNLALNEDGKPRRGSFEILVAKTKSSEKTQIWSGLKKGPPRKDKFPEAKEILSDILKAVE; this comes from the exons atggcacCACGTCGCAAACGGGCCGCAGCAGCTTCTTCTAAG GCGTCTGCTGAGAAACCCGCCAAAAAAGCAAAGGTTGAGTCCACACCAGAAGAACCACAAGATAGAGATGGAAATGGACCAACGATTTTCATCGAACACTGCAAGTCCTGATCGGTGTTCAAACGCAAGGCTACACAGATCCATGCGGAACTATGTGAACTTGCGCCAAAACAAGCTTTTAATTTGGCACTAAATGAAGATGGTAAACCTCGTCGGGGATCTTTCGAAATATTGGTCGCAAAAACTAAGAGTTCGGAGAAAACGCAAATTTGGTCCGGTTTGAAGAAGGGTCCACCCAGGAAGGACAAATTTCCAGAGGCGAAAGAAATATTAAGTGACATCTTAAAGGCAGTAGAATGA
- the LOC129777083 gene encoding uncharacterized protein LOC129777083: MQYIRERLSLDLPFSRSNETAKTNKGTEVPVVSTLSHIDERKQSESAGTPPSAYGTPIQSPSEKRHSQNYPWQQPQKPEVKSDKSIESTDTVHISSNHNRFAGYPQIYSTPVTGGYVNQAYTNDSGNNTAVSADYNHPHVIREQYWSWSCKFIHQFSNREKILLLVICFLLLIIGGLATYLGIITKDANPLQGGILTAGGIRARQVE, translated from the exons ATGCAGTACATTCGAGAACGTTTGTCGTTGGATCTACCGTTCAGTCGATCCAACGAAACCGCAAAGACGAATAAAGGTACCGAGGTGCCCGTGGTTTCCACACTTTCCCATATCGATGAACGAAAGCAATCCGAAAGTGCTGGGACACCACCATCCGCTTATGGTACTCCAATTCAAAGTCCATCTGAGAAGAGACACTCGCAAAATTATCCTTGGCAACAACCTCAAAAACCAGAAGTTAAAAGCGATAAATCTATAGAATCGACTGATACCGTGCACATATCATCAAACCATAATCGATTTGCTGGGTACCCTCAGATCTATTCAACACCTGTTACAGGTGGATACGTGAACCAAGCCTACACGAATGATAGTGGAAACAACACAGCTGTTTCAGCTGATTACAATCATCCACA CGTTATCCGCGAGCAATATTGGAGCTGGTCATGCAAATTTATACATCAATTCAGCAATCGTGAGAAGATATTGCTTCTGGTCATATGTTTCCTGCTACTCATAATCGGAGGTCTGGCGACTTATCTTGGCATTATTACGAAAGATGCAAACCCGCTGCAAG GTGGAATACTGACAGCGGGTGGAATCCGGGCGAGACAAGTAGAATAA